The Peribacillus simplex genome contains a region encoding:
- the ysxE gene encoding spore coat protein YsxE codes for MRENENQLPANRDRDTETVLKEYAMYVQYIEDFGRVKKVYSDRGTFALKSMLPHNGIDFIKNVQKLYHRGYNRIVPIYQTMDQRYAVLHNGRLYYLMPWLNNERDGERDEKHKQMFRELARMHTLSVKEIQVDTEERDAHYERTLDAWNNEKDFMDEYIVSCEKKWYMSPFELTVCSYYTDISQALKYSIKKFETWYEKTKDSEKVRTVVTHGKVSMKHFVYDERGYGYFINFENSNTAPPHFDLLPFLVKSARTYPVQCDDCVDWLYNYFRYFPLKEEELLLMQSYLAFPGSALELVKGYSDGRGHRSELDNVTQLQRQFWLLKNIEYMVMKIEEIEQQKKAAAEAAKEEQLPPS; via the coding sequence GTGAGGGAAAACGAGAATCAGCTGCCTGCCAATCGGGATCGTGACACGGAGACCGTATTGAAGGAATATGCCATGTATGTACAATATATTGAGGACTTCGGGCGTGTAAAAAAAGTATACAGTGATCGCGGTACATTTGCCTTGAAATCCATGTTACCGCACAACGGCATCGATTTTATCAAAAATGTTCAAAAACTGTACCATCGCGGCTATAACCGGATCGTTCCCATTTATCAAACGATGGATCAGCGATATGCCGTACTTCATAATGGACGTTTATATTACCTGATGCCCTGGCTCAATAATGAAAGGGACGGGGAGCGAGATGAGAAACATAAGCAAATGTTCAGGGAGCTGGCTCGGATGCATACACTTTCCGTTAAGGAAATACAAGTGGATACCGAGGAACGGGATGCCCATTATGAGCGGACGCTTGATGCCTGGAATAACGAGAAGGACTTTATGGATGAGTATATTGTCAGCTGTGAAAAGAAGTGGTATATGTCTCCATTCGAACTGACGGTTTGTTCTTACTACACTGATATTTCGCAGGCGCTGAAGTACTCGATCAAGAAGTTTGAAACCTGGTATGAAAAAACGAAGGATAGTGAAAAGGTTCGGACCGTGGTCACGCACGGAAAGGTTTCCATGAAGCATTTCGTTTATGATGAGCGGGGATATGGCTACTTCATCAATTTTGAGAATTCGAATACGGCTCCGCCGCATTTCGATTTACTGCCATTTCTCGTTAAATCGGCCAGGACCTATCCTGTCCAATGCGATGACTGCGTAGACTGGCTATATAACTATTTTCGTTATTTTCCGTTGAAAGAAGAAGAATTGCTGCTCATGCAAAGTTATCTGGCATTCCCTGGGTCAGCTTTGGAATTAGTGAAGGGTTACTCCGATGGAAGGGGCCATCGCTCAGAGCTTGATAATGTTACACAACTGCAGCGGCAATTTTGGCTTTTGAAAAATATTGAATATATGGTGATGAAAATCGAAGAAATCGAACAGCAGAAAAAGGCTGCTGCCGAGGCTGCCAAAGAAGAACAATTACCCCCAAGCTAA
- the spoVID gene encoding stage VI sporulation protein D yields MSQENESYLRFSLEESVWFQKGQEVAELYSISLDPNVAIQESDQYVFIRGSLDLSGEYKGSQNGEEEEFSQTFLPKAVQKVERHLDGLNEFTHRFPVDITIPNNRIASLDEVDVTIQSFDYAMPEHNCLKLQADLLITGIYNDSYVEERFDTEQEVGETEEQEETDGENESYIPYAAAVPPIPDFQPVFRDEEEEELYAPFSAEAKRVSEANEEEEEEPIYLSDQHNAPVFEMPVSPYPEEEEWETEVQVHREEEEAVEEEVIGDPPDSTEMVPSMGETQLEEVTSRQDSMEKMESPGVTLSEEVVEEPSHATKHQDSPVSNLETEDVIRQGEDDVAAGPILNENVKVEQEESNSSISDLFKKRERPAPPAKEGKNFKGRKPAAERDDKETADHDEKQLSIMDLFGRKQEEELVRMKVCIVQQGETLDDLAQRYDVTVQSILFSNELESNQNVHEGQVIYIPKAVAYKN; encoded by the coding sequence TTGTCGCAAGAAAATGAATCGTATTTACGATTTTCTTTAGAGGAATCCGTTTGGTTCCAGAAGGGACAGGAAGTGGCTGAGCTATATTCCATTTCCCTTGATCCGAATGTGGCGATTCAAGAAAGTGACCAATATGTTTTTATACGAGGCTCGTTAGATTTAAGCGGTGAATACAAAGGCTCGCAAAATGGTGAAGAAGAGGAGTTTTCGCAGACCTTTTTGCCAAAAGCGGTTCAAAAGGTCGAGAGGCATCTCGATGGACTTAATGAGTTCACACACCGTTTTCCGGTTGATATAACGATTCCGAATAATCGGATTGCCTCATTGGATGAGGTCGATGTCACGATTCAAAGCTTTGATTATGCCATGCCAGAGCATAACTGTTTGAAATTGCAGGCGGACCTTTTGATAACCGGAATCTATAATGATTCATATGTGGAAGAACGTTTCGATACCGAGCAGGAAGTTGGGGAAACAGAGGAACAGGAAGAAACGGATGGGGAAAATGAGTCATATATTCCTTATGCAGCTGCAGTGCCGCCAATTCCGGATTTTCAGCCTGTTTTTCGTGATGAGGAGGAAGAAGAGTTATACGCTCCTTTTTCTGCAGAGGCAAAACGAGTTTCTGAAGCAAACGAAGAAGAAGAAGAGGAACCGATTTATTTAAGCGATCAGCATAATGCCCCAGTTTTTGAAATGCCCGTTTCACCATATCCTGAAGAGGAGGAGTGGGAAACGGAAGTGCAAGTGCATAGAGAGGAAGAAGAAGCTGTAGAAGAAGAAGTAATTGGCGATCCGCCTGACTCCACGGAAATGGTACCTTCAATGGGAGAGACGCAACTGGAGGAAGTAACAAGCAGGCAGGATTCCATGGAGAAGATGGAGAGTCCTGGGGTGACATTGAGCGAGGAGGTAGTAGAAGAGCCAAGTCATGCAACCAAGCATCAAGATAGCCCAGTTTCAAATTTAGAAACCGAGGATGTCATCAGGCAGGGGGAAGATGACGTTGCAGCGGGTCCTATCCTTAATGAGAATGTGAAGGTGGAGCAAGAGGAATCCAATTCGTCCATAAGCGATCTATTCAAAAAGAGGGAAAGACCAGCGCCTCCGGCTAAGGAGGGTAAGAATTTTAAAGGCAGGAAACCTGCCGCGGAACGTGATGATAAAGAAACGGCCGATCATGATGAAAAGCAGCTATCCATCATGGATCTATTCGGACGGAAACAAGAAGAAGAACTGGTAAGGATGAAGGTTTGCATTGTTCAGCAAGGGGAAACGCTTGATGACTTGGCTCAACGATATGATGTTACGGTTCAATCGATACTTTTCAGCAATGAATTGGAGTCGAATCAGAATGTCCATGAAGGGCAAGTCATCTATATACCGAAGGCGGTTGCATATAAGAATTGA
- the hemL gene encoding glutamate-1-semialdehyde 2,1-aminomutase, whose product MRSYEKSKKAFAEAKNLMPGGVNSPVRAFKSVDMDPIFMERGKGSKMYDIDGNEYIDYVLSWGPLILGHTNDRVVESLKKVAESGTSFGTSTLIENELAKLVIERVPSIEMIRMVSSGTEATMSALRLARGITGRDKILKFEGSYHGHGDSLLIKAGSGVATLGLPDSPGVPEGIAKNTITVAYNDLAATKYAFEQFGEDIACIIVEPVAGNMGVVPPQPGFLEGLREVTTQYGALLIFDEVMTGFRVGYNCAQGYFGIVPDLTCLGKVIGGGLPVGAFGGKREFMEQIAPSGTIYQAGTLSGNPLAMTAGLETLSQLSPESYDEFTRKGDMLEKGIGEAAQKYGVPHTFNRAGSMIGLFFTNEEVVNYDTAKTSDLEFFASYYREMANQGIYLPPSQFEGLFLSTAHSDEDIEKTIAAAEQAFAKLKK is encoded by the coding sequence ATGCGGTCATATGAAAAATCGAAAAAAGCGTTTGCCGAAGCAAAAAATTTGATGCCAGGCGGCGTGAACAGCCCGGTACGTGCCTTCAAATCTGTGGACATGGATCCCATTTTCATGGAGCGTGGAAAAGGCTCAAAAATGTATGATATCGATGGAAATGAATATATCGACTATGTTCTTTCATGGGGACCGCTTATCCTGGGTCACACGAATGACCGTGTCGTGGAATCATTGAAAAAAGTAGCGGAATCAGGTACAAGCTTTGGAACTTCTACGCTTATAGAGAATGAACTGGCCAAGTTGGTCATTGAACGGGTGCCTTCGATTGAAATGATCCGGATGGTATCTTCAGGGACCGAAGCGACGATGAGTGCACTAAGGCTGGCACGAGGCATTACAGGCCGTGATAAAATCCTGAAATTCGAAGGTTCCTATCATGGCCATGGCGATTCATTGCTAATCAAAGCGGGTTCCGGCGTTGCAACATTAGGTTTACCGGATAGCCCTGGAGTACCGGAAGGCATTGCAAAAAATACGATTACCGTGGCATATAATGATCTTGCTGCAACCAAATATGCGTTTGAACAATTTGGCGAAGACATCGCTTGCATCATCGTGGAACCTGTTGCAGGGAACATGGGCGTGGTTCCGCCACAACCTGGTTTCCTCGAAGGCTTACGTGAAGTGACGACCCAATACGGGGCTCTATTGATCTTTGACGAAGTTATGACAGGGTTCCGTGTCGGCTATAATTGTGCACAAGGCTATTTTGGCATCGTACCTGACCTGACTTGCCTTGGGAAAGTAATCGGCGGTGGCTTGCCTGTCGGAGCATTCGGAGGCAAGCGCGAATTCATGGAACAAATTGCCCCGAGCGGGACAATCTATCAAGCGGGGACATTGTCTGGTAACCCTCTTGCGATGACGGCCGGCCTTGAAACGCTGAGCCAATTGAGTCCAGAATCCTATGATGAGTTCACCCGAAAAGGGGATATGCTCGAAAAAGGAATTGGAGAAGCAGCGCAAAAGTACGGAGTTCCCCATACATTCAACCGCGCCGGTTCCATGATTGGACTTTTCTTTACTAATGAAGAAGTCGTAAACTATGATACAGCTAAAACATCAGACTTAGAGTTCTTTGCTTCTTACTATAGGGAAATGGCGAATCAAGGCATCTACTTGCCGCCGTCACAGTTTGAAGGTTTATTCCTTTCCACTGCACATAGTGATGAAGATATCGAAAAGACCATTGCAGCGGCAGAACAGGCTTTTGCAAAATTAAAAAAATGA
- the hemB gene encoding porphobilinogen synthase produces MKNIPFNRHRRLRASAGMRALVRETQLHKEDLIYPIFVIDGENVKNEINSMPGIYQLSMDNLGAEMDEVVSLGIKSVILFGVPFDHDKDEQGTGAFHHNGLVQEATRFIKKQYPEVIVIADTCLCEYTSHGHCGVVEGEKILNDASLDLLAKTAISQAEAGADIIAPSNMMDGFVAAIRTGLDEAGYEDIPIMSYAVKYASAFYGPFRDAANGAPQFGDRKTYQMDPANRLEAFREAESDVAEGADFLIVKPALSYMDIIRDVKNNFNLPVVSYNVSGEYSMVKAAAQNGWIDEKAIVMEMLTGLKRAGSDLIITYFSKEVARWINEDNQ; encoded by the coding sequence ATGAAAAATATTCCATTCAATCGCCACCGCCGCTTGCGTGCAAGTGCTGGCATGAGGGCATTAGTCCGTGAAACACAATTGCATAAAGAGGATTTGATCTATCCGATCTTCGTCATCGACGGGGAAAATGTGAAAAATGAAATCAACTCCATGCCAGGCATCTATCAGCTATCCATGGATAATCTTGGGGCCGAAATGGATGAAGTCGTGAGTCTGGGAATTAAATCAGTCATATTATTCGGCGTCCCTTTTGATCATGATAAAGACGAACAGGGCACAGGCGCATTTCATCACAACGGACTTGTGCAAGAGGCAACCCGCTTTATTAAAAAACAATATCCTGAAGTTATTGTCATTGCGGATACCTGCCTTTGTGAGTATACAAGCCATGGCCATTGCGGGGTCGTTGAAGGGGAGAAAATCCTCAATGACGCTTCTCTTGACCTTCTTGCCAAAACGGCAATCAGCCAGGCAGAGGCCGGCGCCGATATCATTGCGCCTTCCAATATGATGGACGGTTTCGTTGCGGCCATCCGTACAGGTCTGGATGAAGCGGGTTATGAAGATATTCCGATCATGTCCTATGCGGTGAAATATGCTTCGGCTTTTTACGGCCCATTCCGTGATGCTGCGAATGGTGCGCCACAATTTGGCGACAGGAAAACTTACCAAATGGATCCAGCCAATCGCCTTGAAGCGTTCCGTGAGGCTGAATCCGATGTTGCTGAAGGTGCGGACTTCCTAATCGTGAAACCGGCCCTTTCCTACATGGACATCATCAGGGACGTTAAGAATAACTTTAATCTTCCGGTTGTCTCCTATAATGTCAGCGGTGAATATTCAATGGTCAAGGCTGCTGCCCAAAATGGCTGGATTGATGAAAAAGCGATTGTGATGGAAATGCTGACAGGCTTGAAACGCGCAGGTTCCGACTTGATCATTACGTATTTTTCAAAAGAGGTAGCACGCTGGATAAACGAAGATAATCAATGA
- a CDS encoding uroporphyrinogen-III synthase, with translation MNPVQPLKDYQVLITRGKGQADGLKESIEKNGGTPLLVPLLEFTLPDHMDDVQERLEELLSYDWIILTSQNGVDFFFKLLGNQPLKLPKIAVIGSKTEAALKRHGYKADFVPAQFVAEGFVAEFNTRLDPGSRVLLAKGNLARAVIAEAINEAGASCDEVIIYHTVLPRSSEKILVHLIKNHEIDIITFTSSSTVNHFLQIMKRHELDTYIDRIIIACIGPIAAKTAEKHGLSVDVCPDVYTTDAMVAELIRFILKRREKGGTLT, from the coding sequence ATGAATCCCGTTCAACCCCTTAAGGATTATCAGGTATTAATCACCAGAGGGAAAGGACAGGCAGATGGTTTAAAAGAGTCGATCGAGAAAAATGGCGGAACGCCGCTTCTCGTGCCATTGCTTGAGTTCACTCTTCCTGATCATATGGATGATGTACAAGAGCGGTTAGAAGAATTGCTTTCATATGACTGGATCATCCTGACCAGTCAAAATGGGGTGGATTTCTTCTTTAAGTTACTTGGAAACCAGCCTTTAAAGCTTCCGAAAATAGCCGTAATCGGCTCCAAAACAGAAGCCGCCCTGAAACGACATGGATATAAGGCGGATTTCGTTCCAGCTCAGTTTGTTGCCGAAGGGTTCGTGGCGGAGTTCAATACCCGGCTTGATCCGGGGTCACGCGTGCTGCTGGCAAAAGGAAATCTCGCAAGGGCGGTCATTGCGGAGGCGATCAATGAAGCTGGTGCATCATGTGATGAAGTGATTATTTATCATACAGTGCTTCCCCGAAGCAGTGAAAAAATACTGGTGCATCTTATAAAGAACCATGAAATCGACATCATAACCTTTACGAGTTCATCGACGGTCAATCATTTTTTACAGATCATGAAACGCCATGAATTGGATACATACATAGACCGGATCATCATCGCCTGCATCGGGCCGATTGCCGCTAAAACGGCTGAAAAACATGGGCTATCCGTCGATGTCTGTCCAGATGTTTATACGACGGATGCCATGGTTGCGGAGTTAATACGCTTCATCTTGAAAAGAAGGGAAAAGGGAGGAACCTTAACATGA
- the hemC gene encoding hydroxymethylbilane synthase has product MRKIIVGSRRSKLAITQTNWVIDQLKELGVPYEFEVKEIVTKGDQILDVTLSKVGGKGLFVKEIEQAMLDKEIDMAVHSMKDMPAVLPPGLTIGCIPPREDHRDALISKNGETLSELKPGSIIGTSSLRRGAQILARRPDLEIKWIRGNIDTRLNKLKTEDYDAIILAAAGLSRMGWEQDIVTEFLDEDICIPAVGQGALSIECREDDKDLLAELAKLTCEKTKRTVEAERAFLDKMEGGCQVPIAGFAVAKDDGSVSLTALVAAPDGKVIYKEMVEGADPEAVGHAAAKQISEMGGKELIDRVKEELDQ; this is encoded by the coding sequence ATGAGAAAAATAATTGTCGGTTCTAGACGTAGTAAATTAGCGATCACCCAAACGAACTGGGTTATCGATCAACTTAAAGAGCTTGGGGTTCCATACGAGTTCGAGGTGAAGGAAATTGTCACAAAGGGTGACCAAATCCTTGATGTAACACTTTCCAAGGTAGGCGGAAAGGGCTTATTCGTTAAAGAAATCGAACAAGCGATGCTCGATAAAGAAATTGATATGGCCGTACATAGTATGAAAGATATGCCTGCTGTACTGCCTCCAGGCTTGACGATTGGCTGCATACCACCGAGGGAGGACCATCGGGATGCCTTGATTTCCAAAAACGGTGAAACTCTTTCCGAACTGAAGCCCGGTTCCATCATTGGTACAAGCAGCTTGCGCCGTGGCGCGCAAATTTTGGCTAGAAGGCCGGACCTTGAAATTAAATGGATTCGCGGTAATATCGATACCCGTCTGAATAAGCTGAAAACGGAAGATTATGATGCCATCATTTTAGCAGCGGCCGGACTATCAAGAATGGGATGGGAGCAGGACATCGTTACGGAATTTTTAGATGAAGATATTTGCATTCCGGCAGTTGGGCAAGGAGCACTTTCCATTGAATGCCGCGAAGACGACAAAGATCTGTTGGCGGAACTTGCGAAATTGACCTGTGAAAAAACGAAAAGAACGGTAGAAGCGGAACGTGCCTTTTTGGATAAAATGGAAGGCGGATGCCAGGTGCCGATTGCCGGATTTGCGGTGGCAAAAGATGATGGATCCGTTTCGTTGACGGCTTTGGTCGCTGCCCCGGATGGCAAGGTGATTTATAAAGAAATGGTTGAGGGTGCTGATCCCGAGGCGGTTGGGCATGCTGCTGCCAAACAGATTAGCGAAATGGGCGGTAAAGAATTGATCGATCGCGTAAAAGAAGAGCTTGATCAGTAA
- a CDS encoding cytochrome C assembly family protein, whose product MELLMTRLHEATVLLYAVSMLLYFIDFLNNNQKANRVAFWLLSIVWVLQTIFLFLYVLKTGRFPVLTIFEGLYFYAWVLISLSLIINRLLRVDFTVFFTNVLGFMVMAIHTFAPVQIESQVLAQRLVSELLLIHITFAILSYGAFTLSFVFSLLYLIQYDLLKRKKWGKRLLRLGDLTKLEHMSYVLAVIGVPLLVVSLILGIQWAYIKVPGVSWLDMKIIGSFILLIAYSVFLYLKIRKQMYGRTLAFLNIGSFMIVLINFFLFGSLSTFHFWNT is encoded by the coding sequence ATGGAATTACTAATGACAAGATTGCATGAAGCCACTGTTTTGTTGTATGCCGTCAGTATGCTTTTATATTTTATCGATTTCCTTAATAATAACCAGAAGGCGAATAGGGTCGCCTTCTGGTTGCTTTCTATTGTTTGGGTACTGCAAACAATTTTTTTGTTTCTATATGTGTTGAAAACGGGAAGGTTCCCGGTATTGACGATTTTTGAAGGCTTATATTTTTATGCATGGGTCCTCATATCGCTATCTTTAATCATTAACCGATTGCTAAGAGTCGATTTTACGGTCTTTTTTACGAATGTACTAGGTTTCATGGTCATGGCCATCCATACCTTCGCACCTGTTCAGATAGAATCTCAAGTGCTTGCACAGCGCCTGGTTTCTGAGCTATTGCTCATACATATCACTTTTGCCATCCTATCATATGGGGCATTCACGCTTTCTTTCGTTTTTTCACTTTTATACTTAATTCAATATGATTTACTGAAAAGGAAGAAATGGGGGAAACGCCTGCTTCGACTCGGCGATTTAACCAAGCTCGAGCATATGTCTTATGTCCTCGCGGTAATAGGTGTTCCATTATTGGTGGTCTCCCTTATCCTGGGGATTCAATGGGCTTATATAAAAGTGCCTGGGGTATCGTGGCTGGACATGAAGATTATCGGCTCATTCATTTTGCTTATCGCTTACAGTGTGTTTTTATACTTGAAAATTCGGAAACAAATGTATGGAAGGACGCTAGCCTTTCTGAATATTGGATCTTTCATGATTGTGTTAATTAACTTTTTCCTTTTTGGAAGCCTTTCAACATTCCACTTTTGGAATACATAG
- the hemA gene encoding glutamyl-tRNA reductase, with protein sequence MHILAVGINYKTAPVEIREKLSFNEAELAEAMKALKNKKSILENIIISTCNRTEIYAVGDQLHTSRYYIKEFLSEWFNIDKEEFSKYLFIYEGDGAVEHLFSVTCGLNSMILGETQILGQVRSSYLLGQKEDTIGTVFNHLFKQALTLAKKAHSETEINTNAVSVSYAAVELAKKIFGGLNGKNVLILGAGKMGELAIQNLHSNGADSITVINRTFQKAVDLAGRFNGTAKQLQELQCALVDTDILITSTGSKDLLVTKEMMSFVNKLRKGRPIFMVDIAVPRDLDPTLGELENVFLYDIDDLEGIVQANIEERKKAAEKIELMIEAEIVDFNQWINLLGVVPVISSLREKSLTIQKETMESIERKLPHLSERDKKVLNKHTKSIINQMLKDPILYAKELADEPNAKEQLNNFVKIFHLEELIEDQLVADEKERNSSKPSLLNPVPVQ encoded by the coding sequence ATGCATATTCTAGCGGTTGGTATAAATTACAAAACTGCCCCTGTAGAAATTCGGGAAAAACTATCGTTTAACGAAGCCGAACTTGCCGAGGCAATGAAAGCTCTTAAAAATAAAAAAAGCATCTTGGAAAACATTATTATTTCAACATGTAACAGGACGGAAATATATGCGGTCGGTGACCAGCTTCATACAAGCAGGTATTATATAAAGGAATTTCTTTCGGAATGGTTTAATATCGATAAAGAAGAATTTTCTAAATATCTGTTCATTTATGAAGGCGATGGGGCAGTCGAGCATTTATTTTCAGTTACCTGCGGCTTGAACTCCATGATACTGGGAGAAACTCAGATTTTGGGACAAGTACGTTCAAGCTATCTGTTAGGTCAGAAGGAAGATACGATCGGTACCGTTTTTAACCATCTCTTCAAGCAAGCCCTTACATTAGCTAAAAAAGCTCATTCGGAAACCGAAATCAATACCAATGCCGTTTCCGTCAGCTATGCGGCAGTCGAGCTTGCAAAAAAAATCTTTGGAGGCCTGAACGGCAAGAATGTATTGATTCTTGGGGCCGGTAAGATGGGTGAGCTGGCCATTCAAAATCTTCATAGCAATGGCGCAGACAGCATTACAGTCATTAACCGCACCTTCCAGAAAGCGGTCGACCTGGCCGGGAGATTCAATGGTACGGCGAAACAGCTTCAAGAGCTGCAATGCGCTTTAGTGGATACCGATATCCTGATTACTTCCACTGGATCGAAAGATCTTCTTGTAACAAAAGAAATGATGTCATTCGTCAATAAGCTTCGTAAAGGACGTCCTATTTTCATGGTCGATATCGCAGTGCCGCGTGACCTCGATCCAACATTGGGTGAGCTGGAAAATGTCTTCTTGTATGACATTGACGATCTTGAAGGGATCGTGCAAGCCAATATCGAAGAACGTAAAAAAGCTGCCGAGAAAATAGAATTGATGATCGAAGCGGAAATCGTGGACTTCAACCAATGGATTAATTTGCTTGGTGTGGTTCCCGTCATTTCTTCTTTACGGGAAAAATCCTTAACGATACAGAAGGAAACGATGGAAAGCATCGAAAGAAAGCTTCCGCATTTGAGCGAACGTGACAAAAAAGTTCTGAACAAGCATACGAAAAGCATCATCAACCAAATGCTGAAAGATCCGATTCTTTATGCAAAAGAGCTGGCAGATGAGCCGAATGCAAAAGAGCAATTGAATAATTTCGTGAAAATCTTCCATTTAGAGGAATTGATTGAGGACCAGCTGGTTGCGGATGAAAAAGAACGGAACAGCTCCAAGCCATCCCTATTGAATCCAGTTCCTGTCCAGTAA
- a CDS encoding LiaF transmembrane domain-containing protein encodes MKTQRIFPGIVLIGFGLYFFLEHSQIEIFPGFFTWPTLLCIVGAAFLIQAYSGNEYESILPGVILLGFGAHFHIVENLDIWPDNIGIFILIISLGFILRARKTKSGMFHGMVIFIISITLLFYDKITTSFGFVDTTTANIERFWPFALMAIGIYFLVRKK; translated from the coding sequence ATGAAAACGCAGCGTATTTTCCCAGGAATCGTTTTAATCGGTTTCGGGCTCTATTTTTTTCTTGAACATTCCCAAATCGAAATCTTTCCAGGTTTTTTCACCTGGCCCACTTTATTATGTATAGTCGGTGCCGCCTTCCTGATTCAGGCATATAGCGGTAATGAATATGAGTCCATCCTGCCAGGCGTAATCTTACTGGGGTTCGGGGCTCATTTCCACATCGTCGAGAACCTGGATATTTGGCCGGATAATATAGGTATCTTTATTTTAATCATCTCGCTGGGATTTATTCTCCGGGCACGTAAAACAAAATCTGGAATGTTTCACGGCATGGTAATATTCATCATCTCGATCACTTTATTATTCTATGATAAAATCACAACGTCTTTCGGGTTTGTTGATACAACTACTGCGAATATCGAAAGGTTTTGGCCATTTGCCTTGATGGCAATCGGGATTTATTTTTTGGTTCGAAAAAAGTGA
- the yihA gene encoding ribosome biogenesis GTP-binding protein YihA/YsxC produces MKVTSSDIVISAVKPEQYPNTPIPEFALAGRSNVGKSSFINKMINRKNLARTSSKPGKTQTLNFYIINEALHFVDVPGYGYAKVSKTERDAWGKMIETYFTSRDQLRAALLIVDLRHPPTKDDIAMYEFLKHYDLPRIVIATKADKIPKGKWQKHLKITRQTLNMEKEDELLLFSGETGEGKEQAWGVLKKYM; encoded by the coding sequence ATGAAAGTGACGAGTTCAGATATTGTCATCAGTGCTGTGAAGCCTGAACAATATCCAAATACCCCAATACCGGAATTTGCCTTGGCAGGCCGTTCCAACGTTGGGAAATCCAGTTTCATCAACAAAATGATCAATCGAAAAAACTTGGCGCGCACTTCCTCTAAACCGGGTAAGACGCAGACCTTGAATTTTTATATCATAAATGAAGCACTCCATTTTGTGGATGTACCGGGTTATGGTTATGCAAAAGTATCCAAGACGGAGCGTGATGCTTGGGGAAAGATGATCGAAACGTACTTCACTTCCCGTGACCAGCTTCGCGCTGCGCTTCTGATCGTCGATTTGCGTCATCCGCCGACAAAGGATGATATCGCAATGTATGAATTCCTGAAGCATTATGATCTGCCCCGGATCGTTATTGCCACCAAAGCGGATAAAATTCCAAAAGGCAAATGGCAGAAACACTTGAAAATCACGCGCCAGACGTTAAATATGGAAAAAGAAGATGAATTGCTTCTATTCTCTGGTGAAACAGGCGAAGGTAAGGAACAAGCATGGGGCGTCCTTAAGAAATATATGTAA